The Achromobacter pestifer genome includes a region encoding these proteins:
- a CDS encoding polysaccharide deacetylase family protein — MALTFDDGLNPDKQPQAALWNSQLLDALQKHGIQSALFPALSSIGGADGLELVAQWSRAGHWVGNHTASHRSLADPKVSLESFIADVKIADAALRSLPAFVPMLRFPYLREGDTQAKRDGMRDWMAQNRYRNGLVSIDASDWYYSRVYAGHMKAGDTARAQGVKQRYVRHLLDRAAYYDGLARKVLGRSPKHVMLLHTNQLNAEALPDVIAALNAQGWTITPASAAFEDPLYAQAPDTLPAGESIVWALAKASKLPNLRYPAEGSEYEEPLLRDAGLLP; from the coding sequence GTGGCCCTGACTTTCGACGACGGACTCAATCCCGATAAGCAGCCCCAGGCCGCGCTATGGAATTCCCAACTGCTGGACGCCTTGCAAAAGCACGGGATCCAGTCCGCGCTGTTTCCTGCGTTGAGCAGCATAGGCGGCGCCGACGGGCTGGAACTGGTGGCGCAATGGTCGCGGGCGGGGCATTGGGTCGGAAACCATACGGCCAGCCACCGCAGCCTTGCCGACCCCAAGGTGTCGCTGGAATCGTTCATTGCCGATGTAAAAATCGCGGATGCCGCCCTCAGGAGCCTGCCTGCCTTCGTGCCGATGCTGAGGTTCCCGTACTTGAGAGAAGGCGATACGCAGGCCAAGCGAGACGGCATGCGGGACTGGATGGCGCAGAACCGCTACAGGAACGGGCTGGTATCCATAGATGCAAGCGACTGGTACTACAGCCGCGTCTATGCCGGTCACATGAAGGCGGGCGACACCGCCCGGGCCCAGGGCGTGAAACAGCGATACGTCCGCCATTTGCTGGACCGGGCGGCCTATTACGACGGGCTGGCCCGCAAGGTCCTGGGCCGCAGCCCCAAGCATGTCATGCTGCTGCACACCAACCAGCTCAATGCAGAAGCCCTGCCGGACGTGATTGCGGCGCTGAACGCCCAGGGCTGGACGATCACCCCGGCGAGCGCCGCATTTGAAGATCCGCTGTACGCGCAGGCGCCTGATACGCTGCCCGCCGGCGAAAGCATCGTCTGGGCGCTGGCCAAGGCCAGCAAGCTTCCGAACCTGCGATATCCGGCGGAGGGCTCCGAATATGAGGAGCCGCTGTTGCGGGACGCCGGGCTGTTGCCCTGA
- a CDS encoding UDP-N-acetylglucosamine 1-carboxyvinyltransferase: protein MSNLIVHGGTPLRGRVIPSANKNAVLPVLCATLLTDQPLRLHGVPDITDVRKILEIFRTLGSDVRLDESTRTLDLHHRDTAFDAARHRLPEEMRSSIMLVPPLLARFGVARLEDNVKGCTLGVREIDPHVDIFRSFGGEVERASGSLLVRSSEPLKPTHHWLDYASVTTTENFVLCAAAAHGESTLTNAASEPHVQEFCRFMAMMGADIDGIGTSRLTVRGGARLGGGEFTFEEDFHEITTFLALGAITGGDVVVRNSTPENFPLIDRTFAKFGVRIVHENGWSRALRAGPLKVQTPFTSNVLTKVEAAPWPYFPVDLLPIFIALGVCAEGNAMFWNKVYDGALGWTGELSKFGAHVFSSDPHRLITFGGRPLTPAVVESPYIIRVAIALFMIASSIDGRSEIRNATPIRRAHPRFVENLRSLGVQVEWTSEE from the coding sequence ATGTCCAACCTCATCGTCCACGGCGGCACCCCTTTGCGCGGCCGCGTCATCCCTTCGGCCAACAAGAACGCGGTCCTGCCGGTGCTGTGCGCCACCCTGCTGACGGACCAGCCGCTGCGGCTGCACGGCGTGCCCGACATCACGGACGTGCGCAAGATCCTGGAAATCTTCCGTACCCTGGGCAGCGACGTGCGTCTGGACGAGTCCACCCGCACGCTGGACCTGCACCACCGCGACACCGCCTTCGACGCCGCCCGCCACCGGCTGCCCGAGGAAATGCGCTCTTCCATCATGCTGGTGCCGCCGCTGCTGGCGCGCTTTGGCGTGGCGCGGCTGGAAGACAACGTCAAGGGCTGCACGCTGGGCGTGCGCGAGATCGATCCGCACGTGGACATCTTCCGCTCCTTCGGCGGCGAGGTGGAACGCGCCAGCGGCTCGCTGCTGGTCCGCAGCAGCGAGCCGCTAAAGCCGACCCACCATTGGCTGGACTACGCCTCTGTGACGACCACCGAGAACTTCGTGCTGTGCGCCGCCGCCGCGCACGGCGAATCGACCCTGACGAACGCCGCCTCCGAGCCGCACGTGCAGGAGTTCTGCCGCTTCATGGCGATGATGGGCGCGGACATCGACGGCATCGGCACGTCGCGGCTGACGGTGCGCGGCGGCGCCCGCCTGGGCGGCGGCGAGTTCACCTTCGAGGAAGACTTCCACGAGATCACCACCTTTCTCGCGCTGGGCGCGATCACGGGCGGCGACGTGGTGGTGCGCAACAGCACGCCGGAGAACTTCCCGCTGATCGACCGCACCTTCGCCAAATTCGGGGTGCGGATCGTGCATGAGAACGGCTGGTCGCGCGCGCTGCGCGCCGGCCCGCTGAAGGTCCAGACGCCCTTCACCAGCAATGTGCTGACCAAGGTCGAAGCGGCGCCGTGGCCCTATTTCCCGGTGGACCTGCTGCCCATCTTCATCGCGCTGGGCGTGTGCGCCGAAGGCAACGCCATGTTCTGGAACAAGGTCTACGACGGCGCGCTGGGCTGGACCGGCGAACTGTCCAAGTTCGGCGCCCACGTGTTTTCGTCCGATCCGCACCGACTGATCACGTTCGGCGGCCGGCCGCTGACGCCCGCGGTGGTCGAGAGCCCCTACATCATCCGCGTCGCCATCGCGCTCTTCATGATCGCCAGCAGCATCGACGGCCGTTCGGAGATCCGCAACGCCACGCCGATCCGCCGCGCCCATCCGCGCTTCGTCGAAAACCTGCGCAGCCTCGGCGTGCAGGTGGAATGGACCAGCGAGGAGTAA
- a CDS encoding DUF1254 domain-containing protein: MRNKPRLTLLSAVLLAALSAAAGAAQEQATVSPLVKQLNNGNWLAQDEAERLRDELFYQRAIHAYMTMLPALNVIGMRDGSEKTFGAGYNVLPIWKERMDAKTMVPTPNADVIYSMSYLDLKKTGPLVVKAPANVIGMFTDFFQRTITDVGAIGPDRARGGLYLLLPPDYDGHIPSSYFAFKSPTYNVFLFFRTVMAKGDGKPDPGPAVKAAETTRVYPLWAEEKNIKPMEFPDASGKRVDMMYPVDGQYWQKLKDFVDYEPVSAIDPELRGVLASIGIVKGQPFKPTPRQQEMLQKAVETAPRMILALRQLGREDGRNLYYKDRQWERAWAGGTAEWMQETYLDVNQRAGFFQYAYSSAPAMVMRTTGAGSKYPYTARDAAGNFMNGSNTYKLRLPANAPAALFWAVTAYNVTDGTMPETQQLMPSTNGYYDIPKQADGSQEIWFGPRKPEGIADAAFIQTIPGRDFLIALRLYGAEDAFYDQTWKPDDVVKMK, encoded by the coding sequence ATGCGCAACAAACCGAGACTCACCCTGCTGTCCGCCGTGCTGCTGGCCGCTCTTTCCGCAGCAGCGGGCGCCGCGCAGGAACAGGCCACCGTCTCGCCGCTGGTCAAACAGCTCAACAACGGCAATTGGCTCGCACAGGACGAGGCGGAGCGCCTGCGCGACGAACTCTTTTATCAGCGCGCCATCCATGCCTACATGACGATGCTGCCCGCGCTCAACGTGATCGGCATGCGCGATGGCTCCGAGAAGACATTTGGAGCCGGGTACAACGTGCTGCCCATCTGGAAGGAGCGCATGGACGCCAAGACCATGGTGCCCACGCCCAATGCAGACGTCATCTATTCGATGAGCTACCTGGACCTGAAGAAGACCGGCCCGCTGGTGGTCAAGGCCCCGGCCAATGTCATCGGCATGTTTACCGACTTCTTCCAGCGCACCATCACCGACGTGGGCGCCATCGGCCCGGACCGCGCGCGCGGCGGCCTGTATCTGCTGCTGCCGCCGGACTACGACGGCCATATTCCCAGCAGTTATTTCGCATTCAAGTCACCGACCTACAACGTGTTTCTGTTTTTCCGCACCGTCATGGCGAAGGGCGACGGCAAGCCCGACCCCGGCCCCGCCGTCAAGGCGGCGGAGACCACTCGTGTCTATCCCTTGTGGGCCGAGGAGAAAAACATCAAGCCCATGGAATTTCCGGACGCCAGCGGCAAGCGCGTCGACATGATGTACCCGGTGGATGGCCAGTACTGGCAGAAGCTCAAGGACTTCGTCGACTACGAACCGGTGTCCGCCATCGATCCCGAGCTGCGCGGCGTCCTGGCGTCCATCGGCATCGTCAAGGGCCAGCCCTTCAAGCCGACCCCGCGCCAGCAGGAGATGCTGCAAAAGGCCGTGGAAACCGCGCCCAGGATGATACTGGCGCTGCGCCAACTGGGACGCGAGGACGGCCGCAATCTCTATTACAAGGACCGTCAATGGGAGCGCGCCTGGGCGGGCGGCACGGCGGAATGGATGCAGGAAACCTATCTGGACGTGAACCAGCGCGCCGGCTTCTTCCAGTACGCCTATTCATCGGCGCCGGCCATGGTCATGCGCACGACGGGCGCGGGCTCGAAGTATCCTTACACAGCCAGGGATGCGGCCGGGAACTTCATGAACGGTTCAAATACCTACAAACTGAGGCTGCCGGCAAACGCGCCGGCGGCCTTGTTCTGGGCGGTCACGGCGTACAACGTCACCGACGGCACCATGCCGGAAACGCAGCAGCTCATGCCGTCCACCAACGGCTACTACGACATCCCCAAGCAAGCGGACGGTTCACAGGAAATCTGGTTCGGGCCGCGGAAGCCGGAGGGCATCGCCGATGCCGCATTCATCCAGACCATACCCGGCCGCGACTTTCTGATCGCGTTGCGGCTATACGGAGCGGAAGATGCCTTCTACGACCAGACCTGGAAGCCGGACGACGTCGTCAAGATGAAGTAG
- a CDS encoding GGDEF domain-containing protein: MSPRSSYTGTRKRKVGLHAVLVTLAVLSVAVGFSNAMYSSYQVQKAQIIRNALAANHARAEKLAEVIDVYIAALHRQARNAASQFPASMDKPQALQNELQRLAGQIDSLHAVMLADTAGRIVARSPTGQLADAKILRLADLGVSAPGPGAWVTTLPSTQAAVLTVVEPVEDPAGAPLAYLAIAIKLDAGSGMDRIIGDRDEIAGMSVFLVGNNGDVLYRRHAAPGTLDLASVEPARHDGAALYPQAEGGAVLTGYAPLAKGNWAVVAQRTLDQVLSPLRELLGDALRAAIPAIALTLLLVCGLAYAIASPLSRLTRAMTAGKSAGVDLERLNAWYAEADTLRDAVQLTLNLHQDEVGRLNTQALTDPMTGLLNRRAMTEVLSAYAADGTSVAVIAMDLDHFKRINDSFGHMTGDKVLVALAEVIRACLRDQDRAFRVGGEEFIALLPTHSAAKASEVAERLRTAVARRLMPDSVGRVTVSIGVALWPQDGESAAEVIRRADEALYESKQTGRNRVTLWRDQAPSGPPSPARSR, encoded by the coding sequence ATGAGCCCTCGGTCAAGCTACACAGGCACGCGCAAGCGCAAGGTCGGATTGCATGCGGTACTGGTCACCCTGGCCGTGCTGAGCGTGGCCGTCGGCTTTTCCAACGCCATGTACTCCAGCTACCAGGTGCAGAAAGCGCAGATCATCAGGAACGCGCTGGCCGCCAACCACGCCCGCGCCGAAAAGCTGGCCGAGGTCATCGACGTCTATATTGCCGCGTTGCATCGCCAGGCCCGCAATGCCGCCAGTCAGTTCCCCGCGTCCATGGACAAGCCGCAGGCGCTGCAGAACGAACTGCAGCGCCTTGCCGGCCAGATCGACTCGCTGCACGCGGTCATGCTGGCCGACACCGCCGGCCGTATCGTTGCCCGCTCCCCTACCGGCCAGCTTGCAGATGCAAAGATCCTGCGTCTTGCCGATCTGGGCGTGAGCGCCCCGGGTCCGGGCGCCTGGGTGACGACGCTTCCCAGTACCCAGGCCGCGGTGCTTACCGTGGTGGAACCGGTGGAAGACCCGGCAGGTGCACCCCTGGCCTATCTGGCCATCGCCATCAAGCTGGACGCCGGCAGCGGCATGGACCGGATCATCGGCGACCGGGACGAAATCGCCGGCATGTCGGTGTTCCTGGTCGGCAACAACGGCGACGTGCTGTACCGCCGGCACGCCGCGCCCGGCACGCTCGATCTGGCCAGCGTCGAACCGGCGCGGCACGACGGCGCCGCCCTGTACCCGCAAGCGGAGGGCGGCGCCGTATTGACCGGCTACGCGCCCTTGGCCAAGGGCAATTGGGCGGTGGTGGCGCAGCGTACGCTGGACCAGGTGCTGTCGCCGCTGCGTGAATTGCTCGGGGATGCGTTGCGCGCCGCCATCCCCGCCATCGCGCTCACGCTGCTGCTGGTGTGCGGCCTGGCCTATGCCATCGCCTCGCCGCTGTCGCGCTTGACCCGCGCCATGACCGCGGGCAAGTCGGCCGGCGTGGACCTCGAGCGGCTCAACGCTTGGTACGCCGAGGCCGACACCTTGCGCGACGCCGTCCAACTGACGCTCAACCTGCATCAGGACGAGGTGGGACGCCTGAACACCCAGGCGCTGACGGATCCGATGACCGGTCTGCTGAACCGCCGGGCCATGACCGAGGTGCTGAGCGCCTACGCGGCCGACGGCACCTCCGTGGCGGTCATAGCCATGGATCTGGATCATTTCAAGCGCATCAACGACAGCTTCGGCCACATGACGGGCGACAAAGTGCTGGTCGCGCTGGCCGAGGTGATCCGGGCCTGCCTGCGCGACCAGGATCGCGCCTTCAGGGTGGGCGGGGAAGAATTCATCGCGCTACTGCCCACCCATTCGGCCGCCAAGGCGAGCGAGGTCGCCGAACGCCTGCGCACGGCCGTGGCCCGGCGTCTCATGCCAGACAGCGTGGGCCGCGTGACCGTGTCGATCGGCGTCGCGCTCTGGCCGCAAGACGGCGAATCCGCTGCCGAAGTCATACGGCGGGCGGACGAGGCCCTGTACGAGTCCAAGCAGACAGGACGCAACCGCGTCACGCTGTGGCGCGACCAGGCCCCGTCCGGGCCGCCATCGCCGGCTCGCAGCCGCTAA
- a CDS encoding FAD-binding oxidoreductase produces the protein MSKLSDSALDDLKASARGQVLCPGDPGYDDTRKIWNAMIDRRPAVILRCAGAADVRRAVDFARDNGLVLSVRGAGHNIAGTAVCDDGMMIDLSPMKSVRVDPLRARAYVEPGATLADFDHEAQAYGLATPLGVNSTTGVAGLTLGGGFGWLTRRFGMTIDNLLSADVVTADGKLLHASEQDNPDLFWAIRGGGGNFGVVTMFEFQLHPVGPEVYGGLVVLPLEQGKEALSKYRDALATLPQELTVWAVLRLAPPLPFLPQAVHGKPMVAFAMCYSGDPALGPAAVDVVRGFGKPYGEHLGPMPYTAWQKAFDPLLTPGARNYWKSHNLGGLEDGLIDAIVAAVENLPSPQCEIFLGYIGGVAAQVPVSAMAYPHRSAQFAMNVHGRWDFPEEDERCIAWARTLFRTTEPYAQGGVYVNFLTQDEPERLGAAYGPNFDRLVQAKTRYDPQNLFRHNQNIRPAAV, from the coding sequence ATGAGCAAGCTTTCCGATAGCGCCCTGGATGATCTGAAAGCCTCGGCCCGAGGCCAGGTCCTCTGCCCGGGCGACCCCGGCTACGACGACACCCGCAAGATCTGGAATGCGATGATAGACCGCCGGCCGGCGGTGATCCTCCGATGCGCCGGCGCCGCCGACGTGCGACGCGCCGTGGATTTCGCGCGCGATAACGGCCTGGTCCTGTCCGTGCGCGGCGCAGGCCACAATATCGCAGGCACCGCGGTCTGCGACGACGGGATGATGATCGACCTGTCGCCGATGAAGTCGGTGCGCGTCGATCCCCTGCGCGCCCGGGCCTATGTGGAGCCCGGCGCGACGCTGGCCGATTTCGATCATGAGGCCCAGGCTTATGGGCTGGCCACGCCACTGGGCGTGAATTCCACCACCGGCGTGGCCGGGCTGACGCTGGGCGGCGGCTTCGGCTGGCTGACCCGCAGGTTCGGCATGACCATCGACAACCTGCTTTCGGCCGATGTCGTCACCGCGGACGGCAAGCTGCTGCACGCCAGCGAACAGGACAACCCGGACCTGTTCTGGGCGATCCGGGGCGGCGGCGGCAATTTCGGCGTAGTCACGATGTTCGAATTCCAGCTGCATCCGGTCGGCCCCGAGGTTTATGGCGGCCTGGTGGTGCTGCCGCTGGAACAGGGCAAGGAAGCGCTGTCGAAGTACCGGGATGCGCTGGCGACCCTGCCCCAGGAACTGACGGTCTGGGCCGTGCTGCGGCTGGCGCCGCCGCTGCCCTTCCTGCCGCAAGCGGTACATGGCAAACCCATGGTCGCCTTCGCCATGTGCTATTCGGGCGATCCGGCACTAGGTCCGGCCGCGGTCGACGTGGTGCGCGGCTTCGGCAAGCCTTATGGCGAGCATCTGGGGCCCATGCCGTACACCGCCTGGCAAAAGGCTTTCGATCCCTTGCTTACGCCCGGCGCCCGCAACTACTGGAAGTCGCACAATCTGGGCGGCCTGGAAGACGGACTGATCGACGCCATTGTCGCCGCGGTGGAAAACCTGCCTTCGCCGCAATGCGAGATCTTCCTGGGCTACATCGGCGGCGTGGCCGCGCAGGTCCCGGTGTCCGCCATGGCCTATCCGCACCGTTCGGCGCAATTCGCCATGAACGTGCACGGACGCTGGGACTTCCCGGAAGAAGACGAGCGCTGCATCGCGTGGGCCCGGACGCTGTTCCGGACCACCGAGCCCTATGCGCAAGGAGGGGTGTACGTGAACTTCCTGACGCAGGACGAACCGGAGCGGCTGGGCGCGGCCTACGGGCCGAACTTCGACCGGCTGGTCCAGGCCAAGACCCGCTACGACCCGCAGAACCTGTTCCGGCATAACCAGAACATCAGGCCGGCGGCTGTCTGA
- a CDS encoding nucleoside deaminase, with translation MITETDKKHLARCVELARRALEAGDEPFGSVLVSPDGVVLFEDHNHVSGGDRTRHPEFEIARWAANNVPPAERAACTVYTSGEHCSMCASAHGWVGLGRIVYASSSAQYREWLREWGVAPTSKVRPLAIAEVVDGIPVDGPAPEFAEQVRLLHQERMRRRA, from the coding sequence ATGATTACCGAAACGGACAAGAAGCATCTGGCGCGCTGTGTCGAACTCGCCAGACGGGCGCTGGAAGCAGGCGACGAGCCCTTCGGCTCGGTGCTGGTTTCACCCGACGGCGTGGTCCTGTTCGAAGACCACAACCACGTGTCCGGCGGCGATCGCACGCGGCATCCGGAATTCGAGATCGCGCGCTGGGCCGCGAACAATGTGCCGCCGGCCGAACGCGCCGCCTGCACCGTCTATACCTCGGGCGAACACTGCTCCATGTGCGCCTCTGCGCACGGCTGGGTCGGACTGGGCAGGATCGTCTATGCCAGCTCCTCCGCGCAGTACCGGGAATGGCTGCGGGAATGGGGTGTCGCCCCCACGTCCAAGGTGCGGCCGCTGGCCATCGCCGAGGTCGTGGACGGCATCCCCGTCGACGGGCCGGCGCCAGAGTTCGCCGAACAGGTCAGGCTGCTGCACCAGGAAAGAATGCGGCGCCGGGCCTAG
- a CDS encoding DUF899 domain-containing protein, producing MATSSKNEGKGGRSAMRTPLVVSPQEWQAARQQLLVKEKAHTRARDALAAERRRMPWTPVTKAYAFDGPAGTLALPDLFDGRRQLIVYRAFFEPGVYGWPEHACRGCSMVADQVAHLAHLNARDTTLVFVSRAPQADIARLKAQMDWKMPWYTLTDGFDADFGVDEWHGTNVFYRDGDRIFRTYFLNNRGDEQMGGTWNYLDITPLGRQEVWEDSPEGYPQTPTYKWWNWHDSYVPDAAPDRKWVEISDAGEAAFRAQSAAAKQ from the coding sequence ATGGCTACATCAAGCAAGAACGAAGGCAAAGGCGGACGCTCCGCCATGCGCACGCCCCTGGTCGTATCGCCACAGGAGTGGCAGGCCGCCCGCCAGCAACTGCTGGTCAAGGAAAAAGCCCACACCCGCGCCCGCGACGCGCTGGCGGCCGAACGCCGGCGCATGCCCTGGACGCCAGTGACCAAGGCCTATGCGTTCGACGGCCCTGCGGGCACGCTAGCCCTGCCCGATCTGTTCGACGGCCGCCGCCAACTGATCGTCTACCGCGCCTTCTTCGAACCGGGCGTGTACGGCTGGCCGGAACATGCCTGCCGTGGCTGCTCCATGGTGGCGGACCAGGTCGCCCATCTGGCGCACCTGAACGCCCGCGACACCACGCTGGTCTTTGTTTCCCGCGCGCCGCAGGCGGACATCGCTCGGTTGAAAGCGCAGATGGATTGGAAAATGCCCTGGTACACGCTGACCGATGGGTTCGACGCCGACTTCGGCGTGGACGAATGGCACGGCACCAATGTGTTCTACCGCGACGGGGACCGCATCTTTCGCACCTACTTCCTCAACAACCGCGGCGACGAGCAGATGGGCGGCACCTGGAACTACCTGGACATCACGCCGCTGGGACGCCAGGAAGTCTGGGAGGATTCGCCCGAGGGCTATCCGCAGACGCCGACCTACAAGTGGTGGAACTGGCACGACAGCTATGTGCCGGACGCTGCGCCCGACAGGAAATGGGTCGAGATTTCCGATGCGGGCGAAGCCGCATTCCGGGCGCAGAGCGCAGCCGCCAAACAGTGA
- a CDS encoding cupin domain-containing protein → MTGHAKQSQRFTVSHLNEDDFKTGGLRSYSSYRDLGIAAATQGAATAHVIRMIEPFSEKFSQRHHHEVQFQLVYVLKGWFKSDFEGQGVQTMKAGTCWIQPPNIRHTVVGWSDDCELLEVILPAEHATVVDE, encoded by the coding sequence ATGACAGGTCATGCCAAGCAAAGCCAGCGCTTCACGGTCAGCCATCTCAACGAAGACGATTTCAAGACGGGCGGGCTGCGCAGTTACTCGTCCTATCGCGATCTGGGCATTGCCGCGGCGACGCAAGGGGCCGCCACCGCGCACGTCATCCGCATGATCGAGCCGTTCTCGGAAAAGTTCAGCCAGCGGCATCATCACGAGGTGCAATTCCAGCTGGTTTATGTGCTGAAAGGCTGGTTCAAAAGCGATTTCGAAGGGCAGGGCGTGCAGACCATGAAGGCGGGCACCTGTTGGATACAACCGCCCAATATCCGGCACACCGTCGTGGGGTGGTCGGATGACTGCGAACTGCTGGAAGTGATCTTGCCGGCCGAGCACGCAACGGTCGTCGACGAATAA
- a CDS encoding alkyl/aryl-sulfatase, whose protein sequence is MKLLRRATVFHTQQSPVPRRPRSAPAALTSLAIALAAPAWAADGPKPAEAPTKAANAALLKELPFSDKTAFELAHKGFVAPLPAGMIKGAEGNLVWDSDKYGFIKEGSDAPDTVNPSLWRQAQLINISGLFQVMDGIYQVRNQDLSNMTIVEGKEGLTIMDPLISTETAKAALDLYYKHRPKKPVVAVIYTHSHVDHYGGVRGVVDEADVKAGKVKIYAPLGFLEHAVAENVMAGTAMSRRASYMYGNLLPPSATGQVGAGLGTTTSAGTVTLIPPTDIIEKTGEKRTIDGLTYEFLYAPGSEAPAEMLYYIREKKALNTAEDSTHTLHNTYSLRGAKIRDPLAWSKYLNEALNLWGDDVEVMYAMHHWPVWNNKDVREQLSLQRDMYRYINDETLRLANMGLNKEEIAEQVKLPKSIATKFSNRGYYGSVNHNVRATYVLYLGWFNGNPATLHTLPIEEGAKRYVDMMGGVDAVVKKAREYYAKGDYRWVAEVVNYAVFADPKNQEARSLQADALEQLGYQAESGPWRNFYLTGAKELREGVQKLPVPDTASPDTVRAMTLDMLFDYFAVRLNREKTEGKHVVLNVDFTDTKQQYMLEMANSVLNHSEGRQAKDPSASVSLTRDTLNNIMLKQTTLKDAMAKGDVKVSGDQAKLAEVFGALDDFPFWFNIVTP, encoded by the coding sequence ATGAAGCTGCTTCGCCGCGCGACGGTCTTCCATACACAGCAAAGCCCGGTGCCCAGGCGCCCACGTTCGGCGCCGGCCGCATTGACGTCGCTGGCTATCGCGCTTGCGGCGCCGGCATGGGCGGCCGATGGTCCCAAGCCTGCCGAAGCGCCCACCAAGGCAGCCAACGCGGCCCTGCTGAAGGAATTGCCGTTCTCGGACAAGACGGCCTTCGAATTGGCGCACAAGGGCTTTGTCGCGCCGCTGCCCGCCGGCATGATCAAGGGCGCCGAGGGCAACCTGGTCTGGGATTCGGACAAGTACGGTTTCATCAAGGAAGGCTCGGATGCGCCCGACACCGTCAATCCCAGCCTGTGGCGGCAAGCGCAGCTGATCAATATCTCGGGCCTGTTCCAGGTGATGGACGGGATCTATCAGGTGCGCAACCAGGATCTATCGAACATGACCATCGTCGAAGGCAAGGAAGGCCTGACGATCATGGATCCGCTGATCTCCACCGAAACGGCCAAGGCCGCACTGGACCTCTACTATAAGCACCGCCCCAAGAAACCCGTCGTGGCGGTGATATACACCCACAGCCACGTGGACCACTACGGCGGCGTGCGCGGCGTGGTCGACGAGGCCGACGTGAAGGCGGGCAAGGTCAAGATCTATGCCCCGCTGGGATTCCTGGAACATGCCGTGGCCGAAAACGTGATGGCCGGCACCGCCATGAGCCGCCGCGCCAGCTACATGTACGGCAACCTGCTGCCGCCCAGCGCGACCGGCCAGGTGGGCGCGGGCCTGGGCACGACAACCTCGGCGGGCACGGTCACGCTGATTCCGCCCACCGACATCATCGAGAAAACCGGCGAGAAGCGCACCATCGACGGCCTGACCTATGAATTTCTGTACGCGCCCGGCAGCGAAGCGCCCGCCGAGATGCTGTACTACATCCGGGAGAAAAAGGCGCTCAACACCGCCGAGGACTCCACCCACACGCTGCACAACACCTATTCCCTGCGCGGCGCCAAGATCCGCGACCCGCTGGCCTGGTCGAAGTACCTGAACGAGGCCCTGAACCTATGGGGCGACGACGTCGAAGTGATGTACGCCATGCACCACTGGCCGGTCTGGAACAACAAGGACGTGCGCGAACAGCTGAGCCTGCAGCGCGACATGTACCGCTACATCAACGACGAGACCTTGCGCCTGGCCAACATGGGCCTCAACAAGGAAGAGATCGCCGAACAGGTCAAGCTGCCGAAGTCGATCGCCACCAAGTTCTCCAACCGGGGCTACTACGGGTCCGTCAACCACAACGTCCGCGCGACTTACGTGCTTTACCTCGGCTGGTTCAACGGCAATCCCGCCACCTTGCACACCTTGCCCATCGAAGAAGGCGCCAAGCGCTACGTCGACATGATGGGCGGCGTGGACGCCGTGGTGAAGAAGGCGCGTGAATACTACGCCAAGGGCGACTACCGCTGGGTGGCCGAGGTCGTCAACTACGCGGTATTCGCGGATCCGAAGAACCAGGAGGCACGCAGCTTGCAGGCCGATGCGCTGGAGCAGCTGGGCTACCAGGCTGAAAGCGGCCCGTGGCGCAACTTCTACCTGACCGGCGCCAAGGAATTGCGCGAAGGCGTGCAGAAGCTGCCGGTACCGGACACCGCCAGCCCGGACACCGTGCGCGCCATGACGCTGGACATGTTGTTCGACTATTTTGCGGTGCGGCTGAACCGCGAAAAGACCGAGGGCAAGCACGTCGTGCTGAATGTGGATTTCACCGACACGAAACAGCAATACATGCTGGAAATGGCCAACAGCGTACTCAACCATTCCGAGGGCAGGCAGGCCAAGGACCCCAGCGCCAGCGTGTCGCTGACCCGCGACACCCTCAACAACATCATGTTGAAGCAGACTACGCTGAAGGACGCCATGGCCAAAGGCGATGTCAAGGTCAGCGGCGATCAGGCCAAGCTCGCCGAAGTTTTCGGCGCGCTGGACGACTTCCCGTTCTGGTTCAACATCGTGACGCCCTAG